Proteins encoded together in one Lachnospiraceae bacterium JLR.KK008 window:
- a CDS encoding tyrosine-type recombinase/integrase: MNDCKYLLSTPEGKHFEYRNYYDSYWKPLIEQSGMGHRPNDTRHTCISLLAEAGVDDKLVKKIVDHKGQGVTQQVYTHFEIQALIDAINKI, encoded by the coding sequence TTGAATGATTGCAAATATCTTTTAAGCACACCAGAGGGCAAGCATTTTGAATATAGAAATTACTATGACAGCTACTGGAAACCGTTAATAGAACAGTCAGGAATGGGCCACCGCCCAAACGATACAAGGCACACTTGCATTTCATTACTTGCTGAAGCCGGGGTTGATGATAAGCTTGTCAAAAAAATTGTAGATCACAAAGGGCAGGGGGTAACACAACAGGTATATACCCATTTTGAGATACAAGCCCTTATAGATGCCATAAACAAAATCTAG
- a CDS encoding response regulator transcription factor: MSNILLLEDDLSLINGLSFAFKKQGFELVVARTLKEADGLWADGKYDLLVLDVSLPDGNGFEFCKKVRQVSKVPIIFLTAADEEVNIIMGLDIGGDDYITKPFKLGVLVSRVNALLRRAKDFSSADIQLESNGMKVLLLQGQAFKEGMRLDLTAAEYKLLCLFMRNPNMVLTKEQILDRLWDCDGNYIDSSTLTVYMRRLRMKIENNPSEPQMLLTVRGMGYKWNVIG; the protein is encoded by the coding sequence ATGAGTAATATATTACTTCTTGAAGATGATCTGAGCCTGATTAACGGGCTTTCTTTTGCGTTCAAAAAACAGGGATTTGAGTTAGTTGTTGCCAGAACCCTCAAAGAAGCGGATGGTTTATGGGCGGATGGAAAATATGATTTGCTGGTGCTTGATGTATCACTCCCAGATGGCAACGGATTTGAATTTTGCAAAAAAGTGCGGCAAGTTTCCAAAGTCCCCATCATTTTTTTGACAGCGGCAGATGAAGAAGTGAACATTATCATGGGATTGGACATTGGTGGAGACGATTATATTACAAAACCGTTTAAGCTGGGAGTGTTAGTGTCCAGAGTAAATGCGCTGCTTCGCCGGGCAAAAGATTTCAGCTCTGCAGATATACAACTGGAATCCAACGGAATGAAAGTGCTTTTGCTGCAAGGGCAGGCATTTAAGGAAGGAATGCGATTGGATCTGACTGCCGCAGAATACAAGCTGCTGTGTCTGTTTATGAGAAACCCTAACATGGTACTTACCAAAGAACAAATTTTAGATAGGCTATGGGACTGCGATGGAAATTATATTGACAGCAGTACCCTTACTGTATATATGAGGCGGCTGCGTATGAAGATCGAGAATAATCCGAGTGAACCACAAATGCTCCTGACGGTTCGGGGAATGGGTTACAAATGGAATGTGATCGGGTGA
- a CDS encoding energy-coupling factor transporter transmembrane component T — protein MLKDITLGQYYQTESVIHRLDPRVKLTGTVLYIISLFLFHNFTGYLVAALFLAVVIRISKVPFRYMVRGMKAIVFILLLTVVFNLFLTPGEPLLQIWKLTVTQEGLRLSVMMAIRLTFLIVGSSLMTLTTTPNNLTDGMEKLLGPLKKIRVPVHEISMMMSIALRFIPILMEETDKIMKAQIARGADFESGSLIRKAKAMVPLLVPLFISAFRRANDLAMAMEARCYQGGEGRTKMKPLQYRKRDYLAYVILISYLLILVLVRNMGMLP, from the coding sequence ATGTTAAAAGATATTACGCTGGGACAATATTATCAGACCGAATCCGTCATACACAGACTTGATCCGCGGGTCAAGCTGACGGGAACGGTATTGTATATTATTTCCCTGTTTTTATTTCATAATTTTACCGGGTATCTTGTGGCGGCGCTGTTTCTGGCGGTGGTCATTCGGATATCCAAAGTGCCGTTTCGCTATATGGTCAGAGGGATGAAGGCGATCGTGTTTATCCTGCTGCTGACCGTTGTCTTCAATCTGTTCCTGACGCCGGGGGAGCCGCTGCTACAGATCTGGAAGCTGACTGTCACGCAGGAGGGACTGCGGTTATCTGTCATGATGGCAATCCGGCTGACATTTCTGATCGTCGGTTCGTCTCTGATGACATTGACGACGACACCGAATAATCTGACGGATGGCATGGAAAAACTGCTGGGCCCCCTGAAAAAGATCCGGGTGCCGGTGCATGAGATCTCGATGATGATGTCGATCGCTCTCCGTTTTATTCCTATTTTAATGGAAGAGACAGACAAAATCATGAAGGCGCAGATTGCCAGGGGCGCCGACTTTGAGAGCGGCAGTCTGATCAGAAAGGCGAAAGCGATGGTGCCGCTGCTCGTCCCGCTTTTTATCTCGGCGTTTCGCCGTGCCAATGATCTGGCGATGGCGATGGAAGCCAGATGCTATCAGGGAGGCGAGGGAAGGACGAAGATGAAGCCGCTTCAGTACAGGAAGCGGGATTATCTGGCATATGTGATACTGATCAGTTATCTATTGATCCTGGTGTTAGTCAGGAATATGGGAATGTTGCCATAA
- a CDS encoding putative holin-like toxin, with the protein MITYQDFFLFCTFIVALISLLYQIFKDKRK; encoded by the coding sequence ATGATTACATATCAGGATTTCTTTTTGTTCTGTACGTTCATTGTTGCCCTTATCAGTCTGCTTTATCAGATTTTTAAGGACAAAAGAAAGTAG
- the truA gene encoding tRNA pseudouridine(38-40) synthase TruA, which produces MMRVKLIVAYDGTAYHGWQIQKNGNTIEAELNRHLSALLGEEIQVIGASRTDAGVHALCNVAVFDTDTRMPASKISYALNQRLPEDIRIQRSSRVADDFHPRRCNSIKTYEYRIWRGEFPMPTERLYSHFIYTPLNVDWMREAAAYLEGKHDFESFCSIDCKVDNMVRTIYRIELLEEGNMLKIRVSGNGFLYNMVRIIAGTLIDFGKGKYQAEKMTEILEARDRQMAGPTMPARGLTLIRYDFID; this is translated from the coding sequence ATAATGCGTGTGAAATTGATCGTCGCTTATGACGGGACAGCCTATCATGGCTGGCAGATACAGAAAAATGGAAATACGATAGAGGCGGAGCTGAACAGACATCTCTCAGCGCTGCTGGGGGAAGAGATTCAGGTCATCGGCGCCAGTCGGACAGATGCGGGCGTTCACGCGCTCTGTAATGTGGCCGTGTTTGACACGGACACGAGGATGCCGGCGTCGAAGATCAGCTATGCGCTGAATCAGCGCCTGCCGGAGGATATTCGCATTCAGCGCTCGAGCCGTGTGGCGGATGATTTTCATCCGAGAAGGTGCAACAGCATTAAGACTTATGAATACAGAATCTGGCGGGGAGAATTTCCAATGCCGACGGAGCGGCTTTACTCTCATTTTATCTACACGCCCTTAAATGTCGACTGGATGCGGGAGGCGGCCGCCTATCTGGAGGGAAAGCACGACTTCGAAAGTTTTTGCAGCATCGACTGCAAGGTCGACAATATGGTGCGCACGATCTACCGCATAGAGCTTCTGGAAGAAGGCAATATGCTTAAAATACGGGTTTCCGGCAACGGCTTTCTCTATAATATGGTGCGGATTATCGCCGGCACGCTGATTGATTTCGGGAAGGGCAAATACCAGGCGGAGAAGATGACGGAGATTCTGGAGGCCCGCGACAGACAGATGGCAGGCCCGACGATGCCTGCAAGAGGGCTGACGCTGATTCGTTATGATTTTATTGACTGA
- a CDS encoding FtsX-like permease family protein produces MKSYLSLIPISARVHRRQNRMTLLCIVFAVFMVTAVFSMAEMGFRMEQSRLVDKHGSFSMGDLLGSSMGQTLLSAAVILFLLILIAGVLMISSSMNSSVAQRTKFFGMMRCIGMSKQQIIRFVRLEALNWCKTAVPIGLVSGIVATWGLCAALRFVVREEFSDIPLFGISIFGIACGIFVGLITVLIAANAPAKHAAKVSPITAVSGNAGSEKTIHHSPYTRFGKIEALLGISHAVSGKKNLFLMTGSFALSIILFLSFSVMIDFVDYLIPQSAATSDIDIASAGSNCIPRELLASIRGMDGVKEVYGRRSAFDVPARLNGDTGFSGTVDLISYDDFDLQCLKKDGALKKGSDLSEVYGDSHFILATSDQDSTWKIGDTVQIGDEALNIAGLLKNDPFSEDGSTNGKLTLITSGETFIRLTGDEDYSLVLIQTAGNATDENVQAIQNSVDTTYSFRDKRNERTTGTYMAFVFCVYAFLAIIALVTVMNIINSISMSVSARMKQYGAMRAVGMDERQMTKMIACEACTYAVFGCVFGCAIGLPLSKLLYNFLIAGHFPSAVWQFPVTSLGVILLFVSIAAIAAVYTPAKWIRNMSITATINEL; encoded by the coding sequence ATGAAAAGCTATCTTAGTCTCATTCCCATTTCTGCGAGAGTCCACCGTCGTCAAAATCGTATGACGCTGCTTTGTATTGTATTTGCTGTGTTTATGGTAACAGCAGTATTCAGTATGGCTGAAATGGGCTTTAGAATGGAACAGTCTCGATTGGTTGACAAGCATGGAAGTTTTTCTATGGGAGACTTGCTCGGCAGTTCAATGGGGCAAACTCTTCTTTCTGCCGCGGTTATTCTGTTCCTGCTGATTTTGATTGCAGGCGTTTTGATGATTTCCAGCAGTATGAACAGCAGCGTTGCGCAGAGAACCAAATTTTTTGGAATGATGCGTTGTATTGGCATGAGCAAACAGCAGATCATTCGGTTTGTTCGTTTGGAGGCATTAAACTGGTGCAAAACGGCTGTACCTATTGGCCTTGTGTCGGGAATTGTTGCTACATGGGGGCTGTGCGCAGCACTGCGTTTTGTAGTCAGAGAAGAATTTTCTGATATTCCTCTCTTTGGCATCAGTATTTTTGGTATTGCCTGCGGCATCTTCGTGGGACTGATCACTGTACTGATTGCCGCAAACGCTCCGGCAAAACACGCTGCGAAAGTATCCCCCATTACAGCAGTATCTGGAAATGCAGGCAGCGAAAAAACAATCCATCATTCACCATACACAAGGTTTGGGAAAATTGAAGCGCTTCTCGGTATCAGCCATGCAGTATCCGGAAAGAAAAATTTATTCCTGATGACAGGTTCTTTCGCACTCAGTATCATCTTATTTTTAAGTTTTTCTGTAATGATTGATTTCGTGGATTATCTGATACCGCAGTCTGCCGCCACATCAGATATTGATATTGCAAGTGCTGGTAGTAATTGTATCCCCCGGGAACTGCTTGCATCCATCCGTGGAATGGATGGAGTAAAAGAGGTTTACGGGCGTCGTAGTGCGTTTGATGTTCCTGCCAGACTAAACGGCGATACCGGATTTTCCGGTACAGTTGATCTGATTTCTTATGACGATTTTGATTTGCAATGTCTGAAAAAAGACGGTGCTTTGAAAAAGGGGAGTGACCTGTCCGAAGTTTATGGGGACAGCCACTTTATTCTGGCGACATCGGATCAGGACAGTACATGGAAAATCGGGGACACTGTTCAAATAGGGGATGAAGCCCTTAACATAGCCGGATTGTTAAAAAATGATCCCTTTAGCGAGGATGGATCGACAAACGGAAAGCTTACATTGATTACCTCCGGTGAGACATTTATCCGTTTGACAGGGGATGAAGATTATTCTCTTGTGCTGATACAGACAGCGGGGAATGCTACAGACGAAAATGTTCAGGCAATCCAAAATTCCGTAGATACAACATATAGCTTTCGGGATAAACGCAATGAGCGCACTACGGGAACTTATATGGCTTTTGTTTTTTGTGTTTATGCGTTTTTGGCAATTATTGCACTGGTAACGGTAATGAATATCATCAATAGTATTTCCATGAGTGTGTCTGCCAGAATGAAGCAATACGGCGCTATGCGGGCAGTAGGAATGGATGAACGGCAAATGACAAAAATGATTGCTTGCGAAGCATGTACTTATGCTGTTTTTGGCTGTGTTTTTGGTTGTGCTATTGGCCTGCCACTTAGCAAGCTACTGTATAATTTCCTTATTGCGGGACATTTTCCATCTGCGGTATGGCAGTTTCCAGTTACCTCTTTGGGCGTCATTCTTTTGTTTGTCTCGATTGCGGCAATCGCAGCTGTGTATACTCCGGCGAAGTGGATTCGTAATATGTCGATTACTGCAACCATCAATGAATTATAA
- a CDS encoding ABC transporter ATP-binding protein: protein MNLLEVKNICKTYGSGETAVKALRNINFSVPKGEYVAIVGESGSGKSTLLNMIGALDMPTSGKVLIDGKDIFSMNDRKLTVFRRRNIGFIFQAFNLIPELTVEQNMVFPLLLDYQKPNKRYLEELLTVLNLKDRRNHLPSQLSGGQQQRVAIGRALLTRPSLILADEPTGNLDSQNSSEVIALLKETSKKYEQTIIMITHNRTIAQTADRVLQVSDGTLTDFGRCSE from the coding sequence ATGAATTTATTAGAGGTCAAGAATATTTGTAAGACCTATGGCAGCGGTGAAACTGCTGTAAAAGCGCTGAGGAATATCAACTTTTCTGTTCCTAAGGGAGAATATGTGGCAATCGTCGGAGAATCTGGTTCTGGTAAAAGCACACTGCTGAATATGATCGGTGCTTTGGATATGCCAACTTCAGGCAAGGTGCTGATTGATGGCAAGGATATTTTTTCCATGAATGACCGAAAACTAACGGTATTTCGCCGCAGGAATATCGGCTTTATCTTCCAGGCGTTTAACCTGATTCCGGAGTTGACGGTGGAACAGAATATGGTTTTTCCGTTGTTGCTGGATTATCAAAAGCCGAACAAGAGATACTTGGAGGAACTGCTGACGGTGCTGAATTTAAAAGACCGTCGTAATCATTTGCCTAGTCAGCTTTCAGGCGGTCAGCAGCAGAGAGTGGCGATTGGCCGCGCATTGCTTACCCGCCCTTCTCTGATTCTGGCAGATGAGCCGACCGGAAATCTGGACTCCCAAAACAGCAGCGAGGTCATAGCATTGCTCAAAGAAACATCGAAAAAATACGAGCAGACGATCATTATGATTACCCATAACCGTACCATTGCGCAAACGGCAGACCGGGTATTGCAGGTGTCAGACGGCACTTTGACCGATTTTGGGAGGTGTAGTGAATGA
- a CDS encoding GNAT family N-acetyltransferase, with amino-acid sequence MKNQSLTANVMKISTEVSIHKVMDIIEKEDGRTFEEKKKEAINFLKDKENTLLAERLIDIAANDEMGKKIYKKFWAMGECIITENEIILRKVQDSDKDIFIELQKENNIVKSMMKEEAYRNMLWNEHIEYKALMFSVIVDNEYAGYCGIKNTTHEQWEIAIEILNKWKHKGIGYRAISVMLDEIKNRLNVSEFRVRIDAENYPSQRLFEKLGAEPNGISEFLLHEEADIRRCEEENIHLLDERIQELAKQFNVEPRRLLSHVLEYKLMWD; translated from the coding sequence ATGAAAAATCAATCATTAACTGCTAACGTCATGAAAATTTCAACAGAAGTTTCAATACATAAAGTTATGGACATTATAGAAAAAGAAGATGGAAGAACCTTTGAAGAAAAAAAGAAAGAAGCAATCAATTTTCTTAAGGATAAAGAGAATACGTTGCTGGCAGAACGTTTAATTGATATTGCTGCAAATGATGAAATGGGGAAAAAGATTTATAAGAAGTTCTGGGCAATGGGAGAGTGTATTATTACAGAAAATGAAATTATATTACGAAAAGTACAGGATTCGGATAAAGACATATTTATTGAATTGCAAAAGGAAAATAATATCGTTAAGTCAATGATGAAAGAAGAAGCCTATCGTAATATGTTATGGAATGAACATATAGAGTATAAAGCATTAATGTTTTCGGTAATCGTGGATAATGAATATGCCGGATATTGTGGTATAAAGAATACTACGCATGAACAATGGGAGATAGCGATAGAAATTTTGAATAAGTGGAAACACAAAGGAATTGGATATAGAGCAATTAGCGTTATGTTAGATGAAATAAAGAATCGTCTGAATGTGTCAGAATTTCGTGTAAGAATTGATGCTGAAAATTATCCAAGTCAAAGATTATTTGAGAAACTTGGGGCAGAGCCTAATGGTATTTCAGAATTTTTGTTGCATGAGGAAGCGGATATTCGTAGATGTGAGGAAGAAAATATTCATTTGCTGGATGAGAGAATACAGGAATTAGCAAAGCAGTTTAATGTTGAACCAAGAAGATTGTTAAGCCATGTGTTGGAATACAAATTAATGTGGGATTAA
- a CDS encoding energy-coupling factor transporter ATPase: MSIILDHVSHVYERDTEMAVYALKDICLTIPDGQFIGLIGHTGSGKSTLVQHLNGLLAPTDGNIYYNGADIHVEGYDKKELRSKVGLVFQYPEHQLFEVDVFSDVCFGPKNLGLPAKEVELRAFEALRLVRFPEEYYYQSPFDLSGGQKRRAAIAGVLAMKPEVLVLDEPTAGLDPKGRDEILGQIADLKREMGITVVLVSHSMEDIAEYVDRIIVMDHGSVLFDDAPKEVFRHVKKLEAVGLAAPQVTYIMQALRAKGMPVNANATTLKEAEQEILKALEAEC, from the coding sequence ATGTCTATCATTCTGGATCACGTCAGTCATGTCTATGAGAGAGATACGGAAATGGCTGTGTATGCGTTAAAAGATATATGCCTGACAATTCCCGACGGACAGTTTATCGGTCTCATCGGTCATACCGGGTCGGGGAAATCCACACTCGTGCAGCATCTGAACGGGCTGTTGGCACCCACGGACGGAAACATTTATTATAACGGCGCCGATATTCATGTGGAAGGGTATGATAAGAAGGAGCTTCGGAGCAAGGTGGGACTTGTTTTTCAGTATCCGGAGCATCAGCTCTTTGAAGTGGATGTGTTTTCGGACGTCTGTTTCGGACCGAAAAATCTCGGTCTCCCGGCGAAGGAAGTGGAGCTGCGGGCATTTGAGGCGCTGCGTCTGGTCAGATTTCCGGAGGAATACTATTATCAGTCGCCGTTTGACCTCTCCGGCGGTCAGAAGCGAAGAGCGGCCATTGCAGGTGTGCTTGCCATGAAGCCGGAAGTGCTGGTTCTTGATGAGCCGACGGCAGGGCTTGACCCGAAAGGGCGGGACGAGATACTGGGGCAGATCGCCGACCTGAAACGGGAGATGGGGATCACGGTAGTGCTCGTATCTCACAGTATGGAAGACATTGCCGAATATGTGGACAGGATTATTGTCATGGATCATGGCAGCGTACTGTTTGACGACGCACCGAAGGAAGTGTTCCGCCATGTGAAAAAGCTGGAGGCAGTGGGACTGGCGGCGCCTCAGGTCACTTATATCATGCAGGCGCTTCGCGCAAAAGGGATGCCCGTAAATGCGAATGCGACGACTCTGAAGGAGGCGGAGCAGGAAATTTTGAAGGCATTGGAGGCAGAATGTTAA
- a CDS encoding energy-coupling factor transporter ATPase, translating to MGIIQASKLIFEYIRRDEEGNAEGVTRAVDEVDLDVEPGEFVAILGHNGSGKSTLAKHINAILYPTEGTVLVDGKDTKQEANIWEIRQKAGMVFQNPDNQIIGQVVEEDVGFGPENMGVPTKEIWERVEESLKAVGMYEFRKASPNKLSGGQKQRVSIAGVIAMHPECIILDEPTAMLDPNGRKEVIRAVRALNQVEGITVLLITHYMEEVIHADRVIVMDKGRVVMQGTPREIFSQVEKLKSLRLDVPQVTMLAHELQQKGVPLPDGILSVQELAEALGY from the coding sequence ATGGGGATCATCCAGGCGAGCAAACTGATATTTGAATATATCCGGCGTGATGAAGAGGGTAATGCAGAGGGTGTGACCCGGGCGGTGGATGAAGTTGATCTGGATGTGGAGCCGGGAGAATTCGTGGCGATCCTCGGACATAACGGTTCCGGCAAGTCGACGCTGGCCAAGCATATCAACGCGATTCTCTATCCTACGGAAGGGACAGTGCTGGTAGACGGCAAGGATACAAAGCAGGAAGCAAATATCTGGGAGATCCGGCAGAAGGCGGGCATGGTTTTTCAAAATCCTGACAATCAGATTATCGGACAGGTCGTGGAGGAGGACGTGGGATTCGGCCCGGAGAATATGGGTGTTCCGACGAAAGAGATCTGGGAGCGTGTGGAAGAAAGTCTGAAAGCGGTAGGCATGTATGAATTCCGCAAGGCTTCTCCGAATAAACTTTCCGGTGGTCAGAAACAGAGAGTCTCGATCGCGGGAGTTATCGCCATGCACCCGGAATGTATCATCCTTGATGAACCGACGGCAATGCTGGACCCTAACGGGCGAAAGGAAGTGATCCGCGCGGTGCGTGCCCTGAATCAGGTGGAAGGAATCACGGTACTGCTGATCACTCATTATATGGAAGAAGTCATTCATGCGGACCGGGTTATCGTTATGGATAAAGGGAGAGTCGTAATGCAGGGGACGCCGAGAGAGATTTTCTCACAGGTGGAGAAGCTGAAAAGCCTGCGGCTCGATGTACCGCAGGTAACGATGCTTGCCCATGAGTTACAGCAAAAAGGAGTTCCTTTGCCGGACGGTATTTTGTCTGTTCAGGAATTGGCGGAGGCGCTCGGATATTGA
- a CDS encoding HAMP domain-containing sensor histidine kinase, whose translation MKIFANKEIKKLFFALSVIWAVSFLLTHGFLWLCYQRFSFFLLLVFVLTGGAISAACCSYFKKQNQVMEQAVSHIHAYLDGDRSARIECDEEGELYRLFHSVNSLAAVLNAHADNELREKEFLKNTISDISHQLKTPLAALNIYNGLLQDEDMELSTVKAFADLSEQELDRMETLVQNLLKITRLDAGAIVLEKTTENVADMMRDIELHFAYRARQEKKEVILSDSDHVSLFCDRDWLTEAIDNIVKNAFDHTESGAVIRITWKAFPSGVQIVVKDNGCGIHPEDLHHIFKRFYRSRFSKDTQGIGLGLPLAKAVIEAHGGTIEVDSELSRGTSFTMNFLIPTKL comes from the coding sequence ATGAAAATATTTGCAAACAAAGAAATCAAAAAACTGTTTTTTGCATTATCAGTTATTTGGGCGGTCTCCTTTCTGCTGACACATGGGTTCTTATGGTTGTGCTATCAGCGGTTTTCTTTTTTCCTATTGCTTGTTTTCGTATTGACAGGAGGGGCTATATCGGCGGCGTGTTGTTCCTATTTCAAAAAACAAAATCAAGTCATGGAGCAGGCGGTATCACATATCCATGCGTATCTTGACGGAGATCGCAGTGCCCGTATTGAATGTGATGAGGAGGGCGAACTGTATCGACTATTTCATTCTGTCAATTCCCTGGCGGCTGTCTTAAATGCTCACGCAGATAACGAACTTCGGGAAAAGGAATTTTTGAAAAATACGATCTCTGATATTTCTCACCAGCTGAAAACACCGCTGGCTGCTTTGAATATTTATAATGGTCTGCTTCAAGACGAAGATATGGAATTGAGTACGGTAAAAGCGTTTGCCGATTTATCTGAACAGGAACTTGACCGCATGGAAACACTGGTACAAAACCTGCTCAAGATTACAAGACTGGATGCCGGCGCCATCGTGTTGGAAAAGACTACAGAGAATGTGGCGGATATGATGCGTGATATTGAACTGCATTTTGCATATAGAGCCAGACAGGAAAAGAAGGAAGTCATTCTGTCTGACTCGGATCATGTTTCTCTTTTCTGTGATCGTGATTGGCTGACTGAGGCAATCGACAATATTGTGAAAAATGCCTTTGACCATACGGAAAGTGGCGCTGTTATTCGCATTACATGGAAAGCGTTTCCATCCGGTGTTCAAATTGTGGTAAAGGACAATGGATGTGGCATTCATCCAGAGGATCTGCACCATATCTTCAAGCGTTTTTATCGCAGCCGTTTTTCAAAAGATACACAGGGTATCGGTCTTGGCCTCCCGCTTGCGAAAGCAGTCATTGAAGCACATGGAGGAACAATCGAGGTAGACAGTGAATTGAGCAGAGGGACAAGTTTCACGATGAATTTTCTGATTCCTACAAAACTGTAG
- the rplM gene encoding 50S ribosomal protein L13, protein MRTFMASPSTIDRKWYVVDATNMTLGRLASEVAKILRGKNKPIFTPHMDTGDNVIIINAEKVKVTGKKLDQKIYYHHSEYVGGMKETTLREKMAKKPEQVVELAVKGMLPKGPLGRQMFKKLHVYAGPEHAHAAQKPEVLTF, encoded by the coding sequence ATGAGAACTTTTATGGCGAGTCCGTCTACAATCGACAGAAAGTGGTACGTGGTAGACGCTACGAATATGACATTAGGACGTTTGGCATCGGAAGTTGCCAAAATTTTAAGAGGGAAGAACAAACCGATCTTCACTCCTCATATGGATACCGGTGACAATGTGATCATTATCAATGCCGAGAAGGTGAAAGTAACGGGCAAGAAGCTGGATCAGAAGATCTATTACCATCATTCCGAGTATGTGGGCGGTATGAAGGAAACGACTCTGAGAGAGAAAATGGCAAAGAAACCGGAGCAGGTTGTCGAGCTTGCGGTTAAGGGGATGCTTCCGAAAGGACCTTTGGGAAGACAAATGTTTAAGAAACTTCACGTATACGCAGGGCCGGAGCATGCACATGCAGCACAAAAGCCTGAAGTGCTGACATTTTAA
- the rpsI gene encoding 30S ribosomal protein S9, with translation MAKTARYYGTGRRKKSIARVYLVPGKGDITINKRNIDDYFGLETLKVIVRQPLVATENVEKYDVLVNVKGGGFTGQAGAIRHGISRALLQVDVEYRPTLKKAGFLTRDPRMKERKKYGLKAARRAPQFSKR, from the coding sequence ATGGCTAAAACAGCAAGATACTACGGAACAGGCAGAAGAAAAAAATCGATCGCCAGAGTATACTTAGTACCCGGAAAAGGCGATATTACCATTAATAAAAGAAACATTGATGATTATTTCGGATTAGAGACGTTGAAAGTGATCGTGCGTCAGCCTCTCGTTGCCACAGAGAACGTTGAGAAGTATGATGTGCTCGTAAACGTAAAAGGCGGCGGCTTTACAGGGCAGGCAGGTGCAATCAGACACGGTATCTCCAGAGCGCTGCTTCAGGTGGACGTTGAGTACAGACCGACATTGAAGAAAGCCGGCTTCCTGACAAGAGACCCTCGTATGAAAGAGAGAAAGAAATACGGTCTCAAAGCGGCAAGACGTGCACCGCAGTTCAGCAAGAGATAG